One Tubulanus polymorphus chromosome 5, tnTubPoly1.2, whole genome shotgun sequence DNA segment encodes these proteins:
- the LOC141905068 gene encoding glucosamine-6-phosphate deaminase 1-like, with translation MRLVILDNYNQVSDWAAKYIKKRIRKFNPGPDKYFTLGLPTGGTPVGTYKKLIEFYQKGEISFKYVKTFNMDEYVGLPISHPESYHTFMWENLFKHIDIKPENAHILDGNAQDLVAECNSFEQKIKDAGGIELFVGGIGPDGHIAFNEPGSSLASRTRVKTLAQETIEANARFFGGDISKVPTNALTVGVGTVMDSKEVVILITGAHKSFALHKAIEEGVNHMWTVSAFQLHPNTMFICDEDATNELRVRTVKYFKGLMHVHNKLIVEDDNDKKLQQLPSS, from the exons ATGAGACTCGTAATCCTAGATAATTACAACCAGGTCAGCGATTGGGCGGCCAAGTACATCAAGAAGAGAATCCGGAAATTCAACCCCGGACCAGACAAGTATTTCACCTTGGGATTACCCACAG GTGGTACACCAGTCGGCACGTATAAGAAACTGATCGAATTCTATCAAAAAGGAGAAATATCATTCAAATATGTGAAAACGTTTAACATGGATGAATATGTCG gtTTGCCGATCAGTCACCCAGAGAGTTATCATACATTCATGTGGGAGAATTTGTTCAAACACATCGACATCAAACCAGAAAATGCTCACATATTGGACGGTAATGCCCAAGATTTAGTCGCTGAATGCAACAGTTTCGAACAGAAAATCAAAGATGCCGGTGGTATAGAACTGTTTGTTGGAG GAATTGGTCCAGATGGTCATATAGCATTCAATGAACCCGGATCAAGTCTCGCATCTAGAACCAGAGTTAAAACCCTCGCGCAGGAAACTATTGAAGCTAACGCAAGATTCTTCGGGGGTGATATCTCTAAAGTACCGACGAATGCTTTAACAGTTGGTGTAGGAACCGTCATGGATTCTAAAGAG GTTGTGATTCTAATAACTGGTGCGCATAAATCGTTTGCATTGCACAAAGCGATTGAGGAGGGTGTAAATCATATGTGGACCGTCTCAGCGTTTCAGTTGCATCCGAATACGATGTTCATCTGTGACGAAGACGCGACGAACGAACTTCGAGTGAGGACcgtcaaatatttcaaaggtCTCATGCACgtccataataaacttatcgTTGAAGATGATAATGACAAAAAGTTGCAGCAATTACCATCGTCCTGA